One window from the genome of Bdellovibrio sp. NC01 encodes:
- a CDS encoding trypsin-like serine protease — protein MKTISVLKALVLSLLLSACAENNFSNNVVVNSDAAIVGGDKVSSSDPIAARTVYIKDTNKKQSCSGIIISSRLILTAAHCVYKAKASDIEVRFGLTGRDAVKVAKQIEVHTHYVQLTLLKNMNDVALIQLASAIPSNYRITSILEDFSILKPGTTVTTAGYGYSNARWETGVGTLRKTNLRIATEAFSETTVAIDQLNTDSGSCHGDSGGPALVQTNQGLKVFGVANRITGKDKKLTKLCKGTAVYTRIDIYMPWILEKAAQLDPSARF, from the coding sequence ATGAAAACGATTTCTGTGCTTAAAGCTTTAGTACTATCGCTTCTTCTGTCAGCTTGTGCGGAAAATAATTTTTCAAACAATGTTGTTGTGAATAGTGATGCTGCGATTGTGGGCGGCGATAAAGTGTCTTCATCTGATCCTATCGCAGCTCGTACGGTTTACATCAAAGATACAAATAAAAAACAATCGTGCTCTGGTATCATTATCAGCTCGCGTCTGATTTTGACGGCAGCCCACTGTGTTTACAAGGCGAAAGCTTCTGATATTGAAGTGCGTTTCGGTCTGACAGGACGGGACGCGGTTAAGGTTGCAAAACAAATTGAAGTCCATACGCACTATGTGCAACTGACACTTTTGAAAAACATGAACGACGTTGCCTTGATTCAACTGGCATCAGCGATACCAAGTAACTATCGAATCACTTCGATTCTTGAAGACTTCTCGATTTTGAAACCAGGTACGACTGTTACGACAGCGGGTTATGGTTATAGCAACGCTCGTTGGGAAACAGGCGTGGGAACTCTTCGTAAAACAAATCTGCGAATTGCGACAGAGGCGTTTTCAGAAACCACAGTAGCAATTGATCAGCTCAACACGGACTCGGGAAGCTGCCACGGAGATTCGGGCGGACCAGCATTGGTACAAACGAACCAAGGCCTCAAAGTGTTCGGAGTTGCAAATCGCATTACCGGCAAAGACAAAAAGCTAACGAAGCTGTGCAAGGGCACAGCTGTCTATACGCGAATTGATATTTATATGCCGTGGATTCTTGAAAAAGCGGCGCAGCTCGATCCTTCTGCGCGCTTTTAA
- a CDS encoding tail fiber domain-containing protein yields the protein MSLATYLKHLILLAVIFFHQFVMASPAVLTYQGRILKTDGTPLENNNVSFIFQVTDPSGLCVVYQEQVNGINMVNSGGVFDVPIGKGSVAYPTSGSFTVLDAFNNGATFTCQGGSPYSPAASDERRLRVQFYDGTGWKVISPDSVVRSVPYAGYSYSAAKLGTNVASDFVLKTGIPTCASGTFLSWDGTQLTCAGVAGASGGTVTNVTSANSYITIINNTSTPTLTLNVGTSTNTVAAGNDPRFSDARTPTGSAGGDLSGTYPNPSVAKIRGSDVDSATPTSGQVLKFDGAKYTPVTLAIGDVSGLSANLSSYLTKAAFNGYVASASCSVSETMYWNSVSGNFQCQTINVGLAGDVTGSIGAAKVVALQNQPVDATVPTSNQVLQWNGSKWIPATLPAGNAGTVTSVSGTAPISVATGTSTPVVSISQATTSTNGYLSSADWNTFNNKQAAGNYVTALTGDVTASGPGSAAATVAKLQGSTLTLTAPANKDYLKFNGTAFVNSPLAASDLTGTLPASALPAFTGDVTSSAGSTTLTLAAAGTAGTYYKVTTDSKGRVTSGSASLVAADIPSLDWSKITSGKPTSLSGYGIADQLVTNAGGTPSIQTGTDALKPGSPSAGAIYFATDTKIIYQYNSSAWVAIASATGSGGTITALTSDVSASGSGSVAATVNSVGGSTAAQVHSAELAANAATNANTASAIVKRDASGNFAASNVTHAANTGDVYTAGSGSNTVTVQGPSGAVTANYVLRLPTAQGSANQIMLNDGAGNLSWIAQPSSSGQVLRYNGTTWVPNFVSMFDLRSTITGTQAFGGVGCTAGQTLTWTAATDNLSCTNISVTSSQVSFGSQTANTFFAAPNGSAGTPTFRTLAAADLPTSGVGAGTYKSVTVDTYGRVTAGTNPTTLSGYGITDAFAQGGNSFGATAVLGTNDSNKLSLETGGTTRMTVDTSGNVGINTTNPTSMLQVDNGYITTGRYGSSGTTAGALVLQSADGTQAAPTAVASGRLISYIGGRGWDGAAYREIASIGFSSDAAISSSSSPGLITFGTTPSGATATIERMRIAANGLVGIGTTAPTSALTVGGGLTNGDILLKAGSGLPNDAGDVIFANYSGTQLGRIWTDGGGGSGMFLTGQTGVTNANMYLANNGYVGIGTTSPVRQFHLNGVGTEASMVLSRSDGMADKKNWRIMAQNSGAGNANNFYIDQINDAGTAATNMMTILPNGNVGIGTSAPNYRLHVPGVAAIAAIVGGETNGSGNFHLDSWSSGADRAVYINWGVGTGGLKVGNGSSTWGPAYAASFNVTSDRRLKENIKPIENPLEKVLQLEGVTFTWKDKNRAAGEGPKIGVIAQNIEKVFPQAVRIEHGESSLPGGTKVVSYPDLVAPLIGAVKELYHKWFDDSQQLHALVESQAREIASIKEQQAQTASENEKIKAENQEMKARLDRLEKLIEKK from the coding sequence ATGAGTCTTGCAACGTACCTGAAACACCTCATTCTGTTGGCCGTTATTTTCTTCCATCAATTTGTGATGGCAAGTCCCGCCGTACTTACCTATCAGGGACGTATTTTAAAAACCGACGGAACGCCTCTCGAAAACAATAACGTCAGTTTCATTTTTCAAGTCACAGATCCAAGTGGTCTTTGCGTTGTCTATCAAGAACAAGTCAACGGTATTAACATGGTGAACTCGGGCGGTGTGTTCGACGTTCCGATTGGTAAAGGCTCTGTCGCTTATCCAACATCAGGCTCATTCACAGTTCTTGATGCTTTCAATAACGGCGCGACATTTACATGTCAGGGTGGTTCACCTTATTCACCAGCAGCTTCGGATGAACGCCGTTTGCGCGTGCAATTTTATGACGGCACTGGTTGGAAAGTGATCAGTCCCGATTCAGTTGTGCGCTCGGTTCCTTATGCTGGTTATTCTTATTCCGCCGCAAAACTTGGAACCAATGTCGCTTCTGATTTCGTTTTGAAAACGGGAATTCCTACCTGTGCTTCGGGCACCTTTCTTTCGTGGGATGGCACGCAACTGACGTGTGCGGGTGTGGCCGGTGCCAGTGGCGGTACGGTGACTAACGTCACTTCTGCGAACAGCTACATCACGATCATCAATAACACATCTACACCAACGCTGACTTTGAACGTTGGTACATCAACGAACACTGTTGCCGCTGGTAACGACCCGCGCTTTAGCGATGCACGCACCCCAACTGGAAGTGCTGGCGGAGATCTGAGCGGCACTTATCCGAATCCTTCGGTTGCGAAAATTCGTGGTAGCGATGTTGATAGTGCCACGCCAACTTCAGGACAGGTTTTAAAATTCGATGGTGCAAAGTATACGCCCGTCACTTTAGCAATCGGTGACGTTTCTGGATTAAGCGCCAATCTATCTTCTTATTTAACGAAGGCTGCGTTCAATGGTTACGTGGCTTCTGCAAGCTGTTCTGTCAGTGAAACGATGTATTGGAATTCTGTATCTGGAAATTTTCAGTGTCAGACAATCAATGTCGGTCTTGCTGGTGACGTCACAGGTTCTATTGGTGCCGCGAAAGTTGTGGCTTTGCAAAATCAACCTGTCGATGCAACCGTTCCAACTTCAAATCAAGTTTTGCAATGGAATGGTTCGAAATGGATTCCTGCCACTTTGCCTGCTGGCAATGCGGGAACTGTGACTTCCGTCAGTGGCACCGCACCGATTAGTGTGGCGACTGGAACTTCAACTCCTGTTGTTTCAATTTCGCAAGCGACGACGTCAACAAATGGCTACTTAAGCTCTGCGGATTGGAATACTTTTAATAACAAACAAGCCGCTGGAAATTATGTCACCGCTTTAACTGGCGATGTGACTGCAAGTGGTCCTGGCTCTGCCGCTGCAACGGTTGCGAAACTTCAAGGTTCGACGTTAACGCTGACGGCGCCTGCGAATAAAGACTATTTAAAATTTAATGGCACGGCTTTCGTGAATTCGCCATTGGCGGCAAGTGATTTGACGGGAACATTGCCTGCCTCGGCATTGCCTGCATTTACTGGCGATGTGACTTCGTCTGCGGGTTCCACAACGTTGACTCTAGCTGCTGCCGGAACTGCCGGTACATACTATAAAGTAACGACAGATTCCAAAGGTCGTGTGACTTCTGGATCTGCTTCTTTAGTTGCGGCAGATATTCCTTCATTAGATTGGTCGAAAATTACTTCTGGCAAACCGACCTCACTAAGTGGCTATGGTATCGCTGACCAGCTTGTTACAAACGCAGGCGGCACACCATCAATTCAAACAGGTACGGATGCTTTAAAGCCCGGCTCCCCTTCCGCCGGCGCAATTTATTTCGCAACTGATACAAAAATTATTTATCAATACAACTCAAGTGCTTGGGTTGCGATTGCATCAGCGACGGGATCTGGTGGCACCATCACGGCTCTTACAAGTGATGTTAGCGCCAGTGGTTCAGGATCTGTCGCGGCGACAGTAAATTCAGTTGGCGGCTCAACGGCAGCACAAGTTCACTCTGCGGAATTGGCTGCGAATGCTGCAACCAATGCGAATACGGCAAGTGCGATTGTTAAACGTGATGCTTCTGGAAACTTCGCTGCCAGCAACGTGACTCATGCTGCGAATACCGGCGATGTTTACACGGCAGGTTCTGGCTCTAATACGGTGACAGTGCAAGGTCCATCGGGTGCGGTGACGGCGAATTATGTTTTGCGTTTACCGACCGCTCAGGGAAGTGCGAATCAAATCATGCTTAATGATGGTGCGGGAAATCTTTCGTGGATCGCGCAGCCGTCTTCTTCAGGTCAGGTCCTTCGTTATAATGGTACGACATGGGTTCCTAATTTTGTAAGCATGTTTGATTTGCGTTCTACAATCACGGGCACTCAAGCATTTGGTGGTGTGGGTTGTACGGCAGGGCAAACTTTGACGTGGACAGCCGCGACCGATAATTTATCGTGCACAAATATTTCAGTCACAAGTTCACAAGTTTCTTTCGGTTCACAAACTGCGAATACATTCTTTGCGGCACCGAATGGTTCTGCTGGTACACCGACGTTTAGAACTCTTGCAGCAGCGGATTTGCCTACAAGTGGTGTCGGGGCTGGAACTTATAAATCAGTGACTGTCGATACGTATGGACGAGTTACTGCGGGAACAAATCCAACGACCTTGAGTGGTTATGGAATCACCGATGCTTTCGCGCAAGGTGGTAATTCTTTTGGTGCGACTGCGGTTCTTGGTACAAATGATAGCAATAAATTAAGTCTTGAAACCGGTGGCACTACTCGCATGACAGTGGATACATCAGGCAATGTTGGTATCAATACCACAAATCCAACATCAATGCTTCAAGTTGATAACGGCTACATCACAACGGGTCGTTACGGTTCCTCTGGAACAACTGCTGGCGCGTTAGTTTTACAATCTGCAGATGGCACTCAAGCAGCTCCTACAGCGGTGGCTTCGGGACGATTGATTTCATATATCGGTGGCCGAGGTTGGGATGGCGCTGCCTATAGAGAAATCGCATCGATCGGATTTAGTTCTGATGCTGCGATCTCTTCCTCTTCTTCTCCTGGATTAATCACATTTGGAACAACTCCAAGTGGTGCGACGGCTACGATAGAGCGCATGCGTATTGCTGCAAATGGTTTGGTTGGTATTGGCACAACAGCACCGACTTCCGCGTTAACGGTGGGTGGTGGTCTAACCAACGGCGATATCCTTTTAAAAGCGGGTTCGGGTCTTCCGAATGATGCGGGTGATGTGATCTTCGCAAATTACTCTGGCACTCAGCTTGGTCGAATTTGGACAGATGGCGGAGGCGGATCAGGTATGTTTCTTACCGGTCAGACCGGCGTCACTAATGCCAACATGTATTTGGCGAACAATGGGTATGTCGGTATTGGAACGACTTCTCCCGTTCGACAGTTTCATCTTAATGGCGTTGGTACCGAAGCCTCTATGGTCTTAAGTCGTTCCGATGGTATGGCGGATAAGAAAAACTGGCGTATCATGGCGCAAAATAGTGGCGCGGGTAACGCAAATAATTTCTATATTGATCAGATCAACGACGCCGGAACAGCAGCTACGAATATGATGACCATACTTCCAAACGGCAACGTCGGCATTGGCACATCCGCTCCTAACTACCGTCTGCATGTACCTGGGGTAGCGGCGATCGCAGCAATTGTCGGAGGTGAAACAAATGGTTCAGGTAATTTCCATTTGGATTCATGGAGCTCTGGCGCAGATCGCGCCGTGTACATCAATTGGGGTGTCGGCACTGGAGGCTTGAAAGTTGGTAACGGCTCAAGCACGTGGGGACCGGCCTATGCAGCGTCCTTCAACGTCACTTCAGATCGTCGTCTAAAAGAGAACATCAAGCCAATTGAAAATCCTCTAGAAAAAGTATTGCAACTCGAGGGCGTGACTTTCACTTGGAAAGACAAAAATAGAGCCGCTGGCGAAGGACCGAAGATCGGTGTGATCGCGCAAAATATCGAGAAAGTTTTCCCTCAAGCTGTGCGCATCGAACATGGCGAAAGCTCTTTGCCAGGTGGTACGAAAGTAGTTTCTTATCCGGATTTGGTGGCGCCATTGATTGGCGCTGTGAAAGAGCTTTATCACAAGTGGTTTGATGATTCTCAACAATTGCATGCTTTGGTTGAATCCCAAGCGCGCGAAATTGCATCGATCAAAGAACAACAGGCACAAACGGCTTCTGAAAACGAAAAGATCAAGGCCGAGAATCAAGAAATGAAAGCTCGTCTTGATCGTCTAGAAAAACTCATCGAGAAAAAATAA
- a CDS encoding thioesterase family protein, whose amino-acid sequence MNQIFKTKKTLTFREADPAKIMFFGNIFGFAHDAFEQFILEAGYTWKEYFQDPEYAIPLRHTESNYLAPFFPGETYDIAVTVASFGETSFKMKYVFSQKDKVHAVVTMVHSVLDLKTKQKTALPDKMKTRFGKYLETPSEVKA is encoded by the coding sequence ATGAATCAAATCTTCAAAACGAAAAAGACCCTGACTTTCAGGGAAGCAGACCCAGCTAAAATCATGTTTTTCGGGAATATCTTCGGCTTTGCTCACGACGCTTTTGAGCAATTTATTTTGGAAGCCGGATATACGTGGAAAGAGTATTTCCAAGACCCCGAATACGCGATCCCTTTGCGCCACACAGAATCGAACTATTTAGCGCCGTTTTTTCCTGGCGAAACGTATGATATCGCGGTCACGGTCGCAAGTTTTGGTGAGACTTCCTTTAAAATGAAATACGTCTTTAGCCAAAAGGATAAAGTTCACGCCGTTGTGACAATGGTCCACTCTGTTCTTGATTTAAAAACGAAGCAAAAGACAGCTCTTCCTGATAAGATGAAAACTCGTTTCGGGAAATATCTGGAAACTCCAAGCGAGGTTAAAGCGTAA
- a CDS encoding polyprenyl synthetase family protein, with translation MSRNVIDLKVYDSRDFPAYLPKLNKLYDDLFAGGKGFRAKLIRMMASNLSLDGKAELLLAQTIEFIHNASLLHDDLIDRSHLRRGKTAAWLKYTPEYAVLAGDYLLARVMVNLSGHGNIKLVQYTAEVISDLLEGEWLQDSVVGDFFVTLEQLDRIHNLKTASLFKWCIRAPFIAQERYDEDLHQTLEEMGTLLGQLFQRSDDLLDYDIRNDEGKAILGDLKSGYLNSFGAFVCKGRSRQEIDQIVKSKTLEDYYKSIGGKEIFDAKLAEFDEINNGLIKMYDHHLERLKKHLKPGEERLIDQLRPLTEILYWRRKPSS, from the coding sequence TTGTCGCGCAACGTCATTGATTTGAAAGTCTATGATTCCAGGGATTTCCCTGCCTATTTACCAAAGCTCAACAAGCTTTACGATGACCTCTTTGCTGGCGGTAAAGGTTTCCGCGCGAAGTTGATTCGCATGATGGCTTCCAATCTTTCTTTGGATGGCAAAGCCGAACTTCTTTTAGCACAAACAATCGAGTTCATTCACAACGCTTCTTTGCTTCATGACGACTTGATCGATCGTTCGCATCTTCGTCGTGGCAAAACAGCAGCGTGGTTGAAGTACACTCCAGAATACGCAGTTCTTGCGGGCGATTATTTGTTAGCGCGCGTGATGGTGAATCTTTCTGGTCACGGCAACATCAAGCTTGTGCAATACACAGCAGAAGTGATTTCTGATTTGCTCGAGGGCGAGTGGTTGCAAGATTCAGTGGTTGGCGATTTCTTCGTCACTCTTGAACAACTTGATCGTATTCACAATTTGAAGACAGCAAGTTTGTTCAAATGGTGTATTCGTGCGCCGTTCATCGCACAGGAACGTTACGATGAAGATCTTCACCAAACTTTGGAAGAGATGGGCACCTTGCTTGGACAATTGTTCCAACGCAGTGACGATCTTTTGGATTACGACATTCGCAACGACGAAGGCAAAGCGATCTTGGGTGATCTTAAGTCAGGCTACTTGAATTCGTTTGGTGCGTTCGTATGCAAAGGCCGCTCTCGCCAAGAGATCGACCAAATCGTGAAGTCGAAAACTTTGGAAGACTACTATAAAAGCATCGGTGGTAAAGAGATCTTCGATGCAAAACTTGCAGAGTTCGACGAAATCAATAACGGTTTGATCAAAATGTACGATCACCATCTTGAACGTTTGAAAAAACACTTGAAGCCGGGTGAAGAGCGTTTGATCGATCAACTTCGTCCATTGACCGAGATTCTTTACTGGAGAAGGAAGCCTTCTTCGTGA
- a CDS encoding PP2C family protein-serine/threonine phosphatase — protein MANDESLKERISELEHELAVKEAELHRYRLELTKANASLEKMIAQISQELKMAQALQKLLSPTQLPNIQGFEFSTKFLAGTRSGGDYFDIFEHEDKLKFGILISSASGYSLSSLLLSVIIKISSQIEARRGLEAHKVVALLAKEVVPNISNDDRANIFYGIVDRRSYEFQYCSVGDIDSFLSVYGKDSLQELLPTGPSLGRDFNTEPQSRTIQLNPRDRLIIATEGLKNSQNSLGVAWGGHRLSEAISKAPKQGVHELRNEILYANQQYTGKEDPVRDQTLIVTEVKDRVIKLAKN, from the coding sequence ATGGCGAATGACGAATCACTCAAAGAACGAATTTCAGAACTTGAACATGAGTTGGCTGTTAAAGAGGCCGAGCTGCATCGCTATCGTTTAGAGCTGACTAAAGCAAATGCTTCACTCGAGAAAATGATTGCGCAGATCAGCCAAGAGTTGAAGATGGCGCAAGCGTTGCAAAAACTTTTGTCTCCGACTCAGCTTCCAAATATCCAGGGCTTCGAATTTAGTACCAAGTTTTTGGCCGGTACGCGCTCGGGTGGGGATTACTTTGATATCTTTGAGCATGAAGACAAACTCAAGTTTGGAATCTTGATTTCCAGCGCTTCGGGCTATTCTTTAAGCTCTCTTTTGTTGTCCGTTATCATTAAGATTTCATCTCAGATCGAAGCTCGCCGTGGTCTTGAGGCGCACAAAGTTGTGGCGCTGCTTGCCAAAGAAGTCGTTCCCAATATTTCCAACGACGATCGCGCTAATATCTTCTATGGTATCGTCGACCGCCGCAGTTATGAGTTTCAGTATTGTTCTGTGGGCGACATCGATAGCTTCCTATCAGTTTACGGGAAAGACTCGCTTCAAGAACTGTTACCGACTGGACCAAGCCTTGGAAGAGATTTTAACACAGAGCCTCAAAGTCGCACGATTCAACTGAATCCACGTGATAGACTCATTATCGCCACTGAAGGTCTTAAAAACTCGCAGAATTCTTTGGGAGTTGCATGGGGAGGACACCGTCTTTCCGAAGCGATCTCCAAGGCCCCGAAGCAGGGCGTCCATGAACTTCGTAACGAAATTCTCTACGCCAACCAGCAGTACACGGGCAAAGAAGATCCAGTTCGTGATCAAACTCTGATCGTCACTGAAGTGAAAGATCGAGTGATTAAGCTAGCTAAGAACTAG
- a CDS encoding class I SAM-dependent methyltransferase: protein MSVKEVCIISDEAGLAKANEWAAFFGCPINPENLESYFFRFHVEGERVFVRDAEKRLLEIDFDKNHLDYERRGHSGKNELIAKALGAAKGCRKILDLSVGMGVDSVFLMQLGFQVTGVERSPILYALLKEAFARTTKEYLKSYQLHFGDSLQFLKDHKDTMDIDAIYFDPMYPHKKKSALPKQEMVVFRDLVGHDDDAAKVLELALQCPVRRVVVKRPMKAEDLLPGKIHSFEGKVVRFDTYVNAELNSNR, encoded by the coding sequence ATGAGCGTTAAAGAAGTTTGTATTATTTCAGACGAGGCAGGTTTAGCGAAGGCTAACGAGTGGGCAGCGTTCTTCGGTTGTCCGATCAATCCGGAAAATCTTGAGTCGTATTTCTTTCGATTTCATGTTGAAGGGGAGCGTGTTTTTGTACGTGATGCTGAAAAGCGCTTGCTTGAAATTGATTTTGATAAAAACCATCTTGATTATGAACGTCGTGGGCATTCTGGCAAAAATGAATTGATTGCGAAAGCTCTTGGCGCAGCCAAAGGCTGTCGCAAGATTTTGGATCTTTCAGTCGGTATGGGTGTCGACAGCGTATTCTTAATGCAATTGGGATTTCAAGTGACGGGCGTTGAACGTTCGCCAATCTTGTATGCGCTTTTGAAAGAAGCTTTCGCGCGCACGACGAAAGAATATCTGAAGTCTTATCAACTGCACTTCGGCGATAGCTTGCAGTTTTTAAAAGATCACAAAGATACGATGGACATTGATGCGATTTACTTCGATCCGATGTATCCGCATAAAAAGAAATCCGCTTTGCCGAAACAAGAAATGGTCGTCTTCCGTGATCTTGTCGGTCATGACGATGACGCCGCGAAAGTTTTAGAGCTGGCGTTGCAATGTCCGGTTCGTCGTGTGGTCGTGAAGCGTCCGATGAAGGCTGAAGACCTGTTGCCGGGAAAAATTCATTCTTTCGAAGGCAAAGTTGTTCGTTTTGATACCTATGTAAATGCAGAGCTAAATAGCAATCGCTAG
- a CDS encoding UbiA family prenyltransferase — protein sequence MSELITLSKNSPEFQSYLLGTFATDKRALPIQSLNVNSASETVTFKIVPTKDVVHPSYSVVLAKTLKARSFLLLLVPLFLVLTKNVVDHTIRDPYTGIIATVGLFLAFWSANLRNDFMDHVKGVDRIIDNSGSRAIQNGWMTAMQVKNLSSLLLLLAILCSLPVIFAFPMVAAVIAVSVVVGMWAQFKKQNSFKYQIGGEIALFLLLGPLLTIGYQLSLGGPLDSESFWLGCLWGWGVLYVVHLKNFVNILPSSQAGFKNTVNWLGFDKARRLLAFWWFAFVAMNLAYHYIYAGLYWGFYLTVAVLLASISFVQKLKNISSSVGSELRLVHKYGLSLFLITIGLWVFECLWYLFT from the coding sequence GTGAGTGAATTGATCACGCTTTCTAAAAATTCACCTGAATTTCAGTCTTATCTGCTGGGCACATTCGCAACAGATAAGCGTGCTTTGCCAATTCAATCTTTGAACGTGAACTCAGCATCAGAAACGGTGACGTTTAAAATCGTACCGACCAAAGATGTTGTTCATCCCTCTTATTCCGTGGTTTTGGCGAAGACTTTGAAAGCGCGCAGTTTTCTGCTTCTTCTGGTCCCGTTGTTTTTGGTTCTGACTAAAAACGTGGTTGATCACACCATTCGTGATCCTTACACAGGAATCATTGCCACAGTTGGTTTGTTCCTGGCGTTCTGGTCGGCAAATCTGCGCAATGATTTTATGGATCATGTGAAGGGTGTCGATCGTATTATCGATAACAGCGGAAGCCGTGCGATTCAAAACGGTTGGATGACTGCGATGCAAGTAAAGAACTTGTCATCGTTGTTGTTGTTGCTTGCGATCTTGTGTTCGCTTCCGGTGATCTTTGCTTTCCCAATGGTCGCTGCCGTGATTGCAGTCTCAGTTGTCGTCGGCATGTGGGCGCAGTTTAAAAAACAAAATTCGTTTAAGTATCAAATCGGTGGCGAGATTGCTTTGTTCTTGTTGCTGGGCCCATTGTTGACGATCGGTTATCAACTTTCACTGGGTGGTCCTTTAGATTCAGAAAGTTTCTGGTTGGGATGCTTGTGGGGTTGGGGCGTTTTGTACGTCGTGCATTTGAAAAACTTCGTAAACATTCTGCCAAGCAGCCAAGCTGGTTTTAAAAACACCGTGAACTGGTTAGGCTTTGATAAAGCTCGTCGTTTGCTGGCGTTCTGGTGGTTTGCATTTGTCGCAATGAACTTGGCGTATCACTACATCTATGCGGGCCTTTACTGGGGTTTCTATTTGACGGTGGCAGTGTTGCTTGCATCGATAAGCTTTGTTCAAAAGCTTAAGAATATTTCTAGTTCTGTCGGCAGCGAACTTCGTTTGGTACACAAATACGGTTTGTCATTATTCCTTATCACCATAGGCCTCTGGGTATTCGAATGTCTGTGGTACCTGTTCACGTAA
- a CDS encoding YkgJ family cysteine cluster protein, with product MEEFKFTGKEWWREGVRFECTGSGKCCTSHGEFGFVYLNLEDRQRFAKYFGMTTSAFTRKHCEKTGGIWHLKEDPKNPDCRFLKGKSCGTYEARPTQCRTWPFWPEVMNAKSWAKDVKAFCPGVGKGKLVPAESIERQLREQIESEKGWGK from the coding sequence ATGGAAGAATTCAAATTCACTGGTAAAGAGTGGTGGCGCGAAGGCGTTCGTTTTGAGTGCACAGGTTCTGGCAAGTGCTGCACATCTCATGGCGAATTCGGTTTCGTTTATTTGAATTTAGAAGACCGCCAACGTTTCGCAAAATATTTCGGTATGACGACATCGGCATTCACACGCAAACACTGTGAAAAAACTGGTGGCATCTGGCATCTGAAAGAAGATCCGAAAAATCCTGACTGCCGTTTTCTTAAAGGCAAATCATGTGGCACTTATGAAGCACGCCCGACGCAATGTCGTACTTGGCCATTCTGGCCCGAAGTGATGAACGCAAAATCATGGGCCAAAGATGTGAAAGCATTCTGCCCAGGAGTCGGCAAAGGCAAACTCGTTCCAGCTGAGAGTATCGAACGCCAACTTCGCGAACAGATCGAATCGGAAAAGGGCTGGGGGAAATAA